Genomic DNA from Salinibacter pepae:
GTATCGAGGCGGCCGGCAACTACACCGAGCTCTACGTTGCGGACGGCACCACGGCCCTCACCTCCACGACCCTCTCGACGTGGACCGACCGACTGCCCGATGCTCACTTCGCCCGGATCCACCGCTCCACGATCGTCAACGTCGAGCGCGTGGCCACCGTAGAGCAGGGAGACGGCCGGACCTACAGCGTCCACGTTGAGGGCCGGGACGACCCGCTCTCGATGAGCCGACGACGGGCCCGTGCGCTCCGCGACCGACTCGCCTAGCGCCACACGTCCACGCGATCTTCACGCCCAGAGGCCGGACGCGGCCTTGCAAGTGCGCCCCACGACCAATACCGTTGGGGTGCAGTGCTAGTTTAGAACTAGTCTAAATAAGGCTTATCGACAGAATCACGATGCGCTCCCCCGCCCTTTTGCTCCTTCTCATCGGCCTTCTGCCCCTTCTCAACGCCCCCACGCAGGCCCAGCCGGCCCCGGCGCGACCGGTCGCCGACACGACGGCCCGCGCCGATTCGCTCTGGCAGCTCGACATGGAGCAGGTCGTGGTCACCGCCACCCGCGCCGAGCGGCCGGCCGACGACGTGGGCGTGCCGGTGTCGGTCATTAGCCGGCAGGAAATCGAGGCGCAGGGCGCCGCCCGGGCCACGGACCTGCTGGCCAGCCAGCCCGGCCTCTCCATCAACAACGACCACGGCTCGGGCCTCCAGATGCGGGGGCTCGGTCCCGAGTACACGTTGATCCTGCTGGATGGAGAGCCCATCGTCGGGCGCACCGCCGGCACGCTCGACCTTGGCCGGCTCACCACGGCCAACATCGAGCGTGTGGAGGTGGTGCGGGGCCCGACCTCCTCGCTGTACGGCAGTGAGGCCCTGGCGGGGGTCGTCAACTTCATCACCGGCGCCCCGACCGGGGGCTTGGGGGGCGAGGTGCGCACCCGGTACGGGACGCACGGGACTGTCGACCTGAGTGCCCGGCTGGAGGGGACGAGCGGGCCGTGGCAGGGATCGGTCTTCGTGGATCGGTACCGAACGGGCGGCTACGACCTGTCTTCCGCGAGCCTCGCCCCCACCCGCCCCGGCTACGTCGACTACACGGCCCAGGCCCGGGGGCAGTATGAAGCCAGCCCGAGCACCACATTTTCTCTGCGCGGCCGCTTCGCCACGCAGTCGCAGAACTACGACGTCGGCATCAGCGCGGACGGAACCCAGGGCGACATCCGCCACGCGCAGCAAAACGACCGGCACGACTGGAACGCGTCCGCCGAGGTCGAGCAGCAACTGGGCGCGGGGTGGCGGCTCACCGGCACGCTCTACGGCGCGGGCTACCACACCGACCAGTCGCTCCGCCGCGTCGACGACGGCACGATCCGCAGCGAATCGGCACTCGACCAGTACCACGGGGAGGCCGAGGCGGTGCTCCGCGGGGCCCTCGGCAACAATCACCTGCTGACCGTCGGGGCGGGCACGACCGTCGAGACCATCGACGCCGACCGCAAGACCGGGACCCGGCGCGGGGGCTTTGGCTTCGTGCAGGACGAGTGGAGCCCCCTAGAGACGCTCGACGTGACGGGCAGCCTCCGGCTTGACGGCAACAGCGACTACGCCTCCCGCCTGAGCCCCAAGATGGCCGTCCGCTACGCGCCCTTCGAGCGCGTGTCGTTCCACGCCTCCGTAGGCAGCGGCTACAAGGCGCCGGCCTTCCGACAGCTCTACCTCAACTTTACCAACCCGCAGGCCGGATACAGCGTCCTCGGCGCGACGGAGGCGCAGCGCGGCCTCCGGCAGTTCGAGG
This window encodes:
- a CDS encoding TonB-dependent receptor plug domain-containing protein, encoding MRSPALLLLLIGLLPLLNAPTQAQPAPARPVADTTARADSLWQLDMEQVVVTATRAERPADDVGVPVSVISRQEIEAQGAARATDLLASQPGLSINNDHGSGLQMRGLGPEYTLILLDGEPIVGRTAGTLDLGRLTTANIERVEVVRGPTSSLYGSEALAGVVNFITGAPTGGLGGEVRTRYGTHGTVDLSARLEGTSGPWQGSVFVDRYRTGGYDLSSASLAPTRPGYVDYTAQARGQYEASPSTTFSLRGRFATQSQNYDVGISADGTQGDIRHAQQNDRHDWNASAEVEQQLGAGWRLTGTLYGAGYHTDQSLRRVDDGTIRSESALDQYHGEAEAVLRGALGNNHLLTVGAGTTVETIDADRKTGTRRGGFGFVQDEWSPLETLDVTGSLRLDGNSDYASRLSPKMAVRYAPFERVSFHASVGSGYKAPAFRQLYLNFTNPQAGYSVLGATEAQRGLRQFEDQGQIDTFFRSPSALGAPLAPETSWAFNAGFTASLWGDATLRLDAYHNEVDNLIDAEAVARKTNGQSVFTYVNRNEIYTRGVEARLTLRPTSALRVQLGYDYLEAKDRQVLDELEAGDVYRREDGRDVQVSPDDYAGLPGRPAHTGTVQLRHMALPFGLTANVQGTLRGRAGYADRNGNGIVDVDREYVEARTRWDATLSKTVRNTYTLRAGGENLLGYTNPRRVPSIPGRQWFVSLQAQF